One window of the Cryptomeria japonica chromosome 7, Sugi_1.0, whole genome shotgun sequence genome contains the following:
- the LOC131044144 gene encoding uncharacterized protein LOC131044144 — protein sequence MAATLFVVSEYGSLTHKRIVCSGGNPFAQKSAGNGSPKVLVCVCSNSKDQKMKGVEKNIVKIKFDFIDKGLKSRLRIPLFGWFADEKLAEGSSSGSVESSVLQITRKPTENEGEISVRRQSKFVAVSFTPEKAKLLRKTLRSTSNFHDLMYHSAIASRLASAESSSKEGNPS from the coding sequence ATGGCTGCCACTTTATTTGTAGTTTCAGAGTATGGAAGCCTCACACACAAAAGGATTGTCTGCAGCGGAGGAAACCCATTTGCGCAAAAGAGTGCTGGAAATGGATCTCCCAAGGTTTTGGTATGTGTTTGCTCAAATTCAAAGGATCAGAAGATGAAGGGCGTGGAAAAGAATATAGTGAagataaaatttgattttattgaCAAGGGGCTGAAATCAAGATTGCGGATTCCCCTCTTTGGGTGGTTTGCTGATGAAAAACTGGCAGAGGGCAGCAGCAGCGGATCTGTTGAATCCTCTGTTCTGCAGATCACAAGAAAACCCACAGAAAATGAGGGGGAGATTTCAGTGAGGAGACAATCCAAGTTTGTGGCGGTGAGTTTCACTCCAGAGAAGGCCAAATTGCTGCGGAAAACACTTCGATCTACTTCGAATTTTCATGATCTGATGTATCATTCCGCCATCGCTTCTCGTTTGGCTTCTGCTGAGTCCTCTTCAAAGGAGGGAAACCCCTCTTAA